In a single window of the Streptomyces sp. NBC_00353 genome:
- a CDS encoding carbohydrate ABC transporter permease: MNSTAAEAGAPERAPGTAQHPAVKGARAEEPGASRRRRDRLSRQNLAGWLFSTPFLSLFLTFMAFPIAATLVMSFTDFGLRNVTDPLSVNFVGFDNYTKLFEDEKFVRALFNTGYFVVLGVPLTIGSGLLAAVLLNSGIDRMRTFFRVGFYAPVVTAIVAVAVIWRFVLDPGEGLVAGLGHQIGLDTPDFLGSEALAMPSLIVMAVWRNMGTAMVLFLAGLQAIPTDVREAARIDGAGVFQEFRRITVPLLRPTMLYVAVMTSIGFLNVFEEPFVMTDGGPSDSTLTISLHMYREGFNFFHMGYASAMAYVLFVIVLAVTLLQLRLLKDKTA, encoded by the coding sequence ATGAACAGCACCGCCGCCGAGGCCGGCGCGCCGGAACGGGCACCGGGCACCGCACAGCACCCGGCCGTCAAGGGCGCGCGGGCCGAGGAGCCAGGGGCGTCCCGGCGCCGCCGGGACCGGCTGTCCCGGCAGAATCTGGCCGGCTGGCTCTTCTCCACGCCGTTCCTGTCGCTCTTCCTCACCTTCATGGCGTTTCCCATCGCCGCCACGCTGGTGATGAGCTTCACGGACTTCGGCCTCCGCAATGTCACGGACCCGCTCTCGGTGAATTTCGTCGGCTTCGACAACTACACGAAGCTCTTCGAGGACGAGAAGTTCGTCCGGGCACTGTTCAACACCGGCTACTTCGTGGTGCTCGGCGTGCCGCTGACCATCGGCAGCGGACTGCTGGCGGCGGTGCTGCTCAACTCCGGCATCGACCGGATGCGCACCTTCTTCCGTGTCGGCTTCTATGCGCCCGTCGTCACCGCCATCGTCGCGGTCGCCGTCATCTGGCGCTTCGTCCTGGACCCCGGCGAAGGGCTGGTCGCGGGGCTCGGACACCAGATCGGCCTGGACACACCGGACTTCCTCGGCTCGGAGGCGCTCGCCATGCCCTCCCTGATCGTGATGGCGGTCTGGCGCAACATGGGCACCGCAATGGTCCTCTTCCTCGCCGGACTGCAGGCCATCCCCACCGACGTCCGGGAGGCGGCGAGGATCGACGGTGCGGGGGTCTTCCAGGAGTTCCGCAGGATCACGGTCCCACTTCTGCGACCGACCATGCTCTACGTCGCGGTGATGACCTCCATCGGCTTCCTCAACGTCTTCGAGGAGCCGTTCGTGATGACCGACGGCGGCCCGTCGGACAGCACGCTGACGATCTCCCTGCACATGTACCGGGAGGGCTTCAACTTCTTCCACATGGGTTACGCCAGCGCCATGGCGTACGTCCTGTTCGTGATCGTCCTGGCGGTCACGCTGCTCCAGCTCCGTCTGCTGAAGGACAAGACCGCATGA
- a CDS encoding carbohydrate ABC transporter permease has translation MSATETRAQPAPTVRAVPQSPGARSRKALVYVLLSAGLLAMAAPFLWMALSAFKTPQQLGASPPVWIPTEWTLQNFRDLLAKMDVGQAFFSSVLVAVLVTVCNLLFCSMLGYALAKLNFVGKKPVFGVVLGALMVPGNLMLLPKFVMMSQMGLIDTYTALILPFAAGAFGVFLMRQFMMAIPDELLEAARIDGAREWFIFWRIVLPLVKPALATLTIFVFLGSWNNFLWPLIATNDPDKYTLPVALATFATDPTKADGSNGVLMAGAFLVVLPVLLVFVLLQRFFTQGIATAGLK, from the coding sequence ATGAGCGCCACCGAGACCCGAGCCCAGCCCGCGCCCACGGTCCGCGCCGTGCCGCAGTCCCCCGGCGCCCGCAGCCGCAAGGCACTCGTCTACGTCCTGCTGAGTGCCGGTCTGCTGGCCATGGCCGCGCCGTTCCTGTGGATGGCGCTGTCGGCCTTCAAGACTCCCCAGCAGCTGGGGGCCAGCCCGCCGGTGTGGATTCCGACCGAGTGGACTCTGCAGAACTTCAGGGATCTGCTGGCGAAAATGGATGTCGGCCAGGCGTTCTTCAGCTCGGTGCTGGTGGCGGTACTCGTCACGGTCTGCAATCTGCTGTTCTGCTCGATGCTGGGATATGCCCTGGCCAAGCTGAACTTCGTGGGAAAGAAGCCGGTGTTCGGCGTCGTCCTCGGCGCGCTGATGGTGCCGGGCAACCTCATGCTGCTCCCCAAGTTCGTGATGATGAGCCAGATGGGGCTGATCGACACCTACACGGCGCTGATCCTGCCGTTCGCGGCAGGTGCCTTCGGGGTCTTCCTGATGCGGCAGTTCATGATGGCCATTCCGGACGAGCTTCTCGAGGCGGCCCGCATCGACGGAGCCCGCGAGTGGTTCATCTTCTGGCGGATCGTGCTGCCCCTGGTCAAGCCCGCCCTGGCGACATTGACGATCTTCGTCTTCCTCGGTTCCTGGAACAACTTCCTGTGGCCGCTGATCGCCACCAACGACCCGGACAAGTACACGCTGCCGGTGGCCCTGGCCACCTTCGCCACCGATCCGACCAAGGCGGACGGCTCCAACGGCGTCCTGATGGCGGGGGCCTTCCTGGTGGTCCTGCCGGTCCTGCTCGTCTTCGTCCTCCTGCAACGTTTCTTCACGCAGGGCATCGCCACGGCGGGTCTCAAGTAG
- a CDS encoding extracellular solute-binding protein, translating into MSRIAKSVGLAMTVVSAIGLTACGSSGGNGVAADAKQTITVWAMGEEGARLQSVTKEFTKEHPNISVKVTPVGWDVVHQKLVAAAAAGKLPDMAQMGSTMMGEFISLDALEPVDTDTFDKDDFFPAAWNGNVQDGKVYGVPWYADTRALYYRSDLADKAGVTKAPTTWKEQSDLASAYQRKAGADWGTALQPGSTGAWQGWLQYLYSAGGELLGKDGKPALDSPEAIKAFTEFGHYFDAGLAKKNFVPGEDVLKGFASGKTPMFQSGPWMVQNITDQAPQLKGKWKVVPVPADKTSTSWVGGASLVTFKDSEHKAAAEEFTKFLSTPKMQAHWYEIAKSLPANKAAWNEPALKSGGESLSTFKQSLDTAEAIPPMAKWNEFAAEIESALEKIARGADPAATAKQLQKSTEGLVA; encoded by the coding sequence ATGTCACGCATCGCCAAGTCCGTCGGCCTGGCCATGACAGTGGTCTCGGCCATCGGACTGACCGCCTGCGGCAGTAGCGGCGGCAACGGGGTCGCGGCCGACGCCAAACAGACCATTACCGTTTGGGCCATGGGTGAGGAAGGTGCGCGACTCCAGTCGGTCACCAAGGAGTTCACCAAGGAGCATCCCAACATCTCCGTCAAGGTGACACCCGTCGGCTGGGATGTCGTCCACCAGAAGCTGGTGGCGGCCGCGGCTGCCGGCAAACTGCCCGACATGGCGCAGATGGGCTCCACGATGATGGGCGAGTTCATCTCCCTCGACGCTCTCGAGCCGGTGGACACCGACACTTTCGACAAGGACGACTTCTTCCCCGCCGCCTGGAACGGGAACGTCCAGGACGGCAAGGTCTACGGAGTGCCGTGGTACGCCGACACCCGGGCGCTCTACTACCGCAGCGATCTCGCCGACAAGGCCGGCGTCACCAAGGCCCCCACCACCTGGAAGGAACAGAGCGACCTCGCCTCCGCGTACCAGCGCAAGGCCGGGGCCGACTGGGGCACGGCCCTCCAGCCCGGCAGTACCGGTGCCTGGCAGGGCTGGCTGCAGTACCTCTACTCGGCGGGCGGCGAGCTGCTCGGCAAGGACGGCAAGCCCGCCCTCGACTCCCCCGAGGCCATCAAGGCGTTCACGGAGTTCGGCCACTACTTCGACGCCGGGCTCGCCAAGAAGAACTTCGTGCCGGGCGAGGACGTCCTCAAGGGCTTCGCCTCGGGCAAGACGCCGATGTTCCAGTCCGGCCCCTGGATGGTGCAGAACATCACGGACCAGGCACCTCAGCTGAAGGGGAAGTGGAAGGTGGTGCCGGTGCCGGCCGACAAGACCTCCACGTCCTGGGTCGGCGGCGCCTCCCTGGTCACCTTCAAGGACAGCGAGCACAAGGCGGCCGCGGAGGAGTTCACCAAGTTCCTCAGCACGCCGAAGATGCAGGCGCACTGGTACGAGATAGCCAAGTCGCTCCCCGCCAACAAGGCAGCATGGAACGAGCCCGCCCTCAAGAGCGGCGGAGAGTCCCTCAGCACCTTCAAGCAGTCCCTCGACACGGCAGAGGCGATCCCGCCGATGGCCAAGTGGAACGAGTTCGCCGCCGAGATCGAGAGCGCCCTCGAGAAGATCGCGCGAGGTGCCGACCCGGCCGCAACGGCCAAGCAGCTCCAGAAGTCCACCGAGGGCCTGGTGGCCTGA